One stretch of Novosphingobium pentaromativorans US6-1 DNA includes these proteins:
- a CDS encoding pyridoxal-dependent decarboxylase, exosortase A system-associated, whose protein sequence is MKALGPIPAGFTSIDGVLAMGGKPVTHWVEEAGGTPLFLYSADRVRERVAALRAAMPGRLSLHYAVKANPFAPLLSAMSGLVDGFDIASGGELEIVRGAGIALDKVSFAGPGKRDAELEAAIMAGVTLNLESEGEAARALAIAGQLGVTPRLAIRVNPDFDLKGSGMKMGGGAKPFGLDAERVPALVREVIASGAEWRGFHIFAGSQALSAEAIAETQGQTLDLAARLADESGAPLPHCNLGGGFGIPYFPGDEALDISLIGERLAERFENLPDALRETHFCIELGRYLVGESGVYIARIVDRKVSHGEVFLVTDGGLHHQLAASGNFGTVVRRNYPSAIATRFGAEVEEEASIVGCLCTPLDKLADKGGFPRAEVGDLVAVFCAGAYGASASPANFLGQGPARELLV, encoded by the coding sequence ATGAAGGCGCTCGGACCGATCCCGGCCGGGTTCACCTCCATTGACGGCGTTCTGGCGATGGGCGGCAAGCCGGTGACGCATTGGGTGGAAGAAGCCGGTGGAACCCCGCTGTTCCTCTATTCCGCCGACCGGGTGCGCGAAAGGGTCGCGGCCCTGCGTGCCGCGATGCCGGGGCGGCTGTCGCTGCATTACGCGGTGAAGGCAAATCCCTTCGCGCCGCTGCTCTCGGCGATGTCCGGTCTTGTCGACGGCTTCGACATTGCCTCGGGCGGTGAGCTGGAGATCGTGCGCGGTGCCGGGATTGCGCTCGACAAGGTGAGCTTCGCAGGCCCCGGCAAACGCGATGCCGAGCTGGAAGCGGCGATTATGGCCGGGGTGACGCTCAATCTCGAATCCGAGGGCGAGGCTGCGCGGGCGCTGGCAATCGCCGGGCAGCTGGGAGTGACGCCGCGGCTGGCGATCCGGGTCAATCCCGATTTCGACCTCAAGGGTTCGGGCATGAAGATGGGCGGCGGCGCCAAGCCTTTCGGGCTCGATGCCGAGCGGGTTCCCGCGCTCGTGCGCGAAGTCATCGCCAGCGGCGCCGAATGGCGCGGCTTTCACATATTCGCTGGCAGCCAGGCGCTTTCCGCCGAGGCGATTGCAGAGACCCAGGGCCAGACCCTCGACCTTGCGGCGCGTCTTGCCGATGAAAGCGGAGCGCCTCTGCCGCACTGCAATCTCGGCGGCGGCTTCGGTATCCCCTATTTCCCGGGAGACGAAGCGCTGGACATTTCGCTCATCGGCGAGCGGCTGGCCGAGCGCTTCGAGAACCTGCCGGACGCCTTGCGCGAAACGCATTTCTGCATCGAGCTGGGCAGATATCTCGTTGGCGAATCAGGTGTTTATATCGCGCGAATCGTCGACCGGAAGGTCAGCCACGGCGAAGTTTTTCTGGTTACCGATGGCGGGTTGCATCACCAGCTCGCGGCCTCGGGCAATTTCGGAACCGTTGTGCGCCGCAACTATCCCTCGGCGATAGCCACGCGCTTCGGCGCCGAGGTCGAGGAAGAGGCGTCCATTGTCGGCTGCCTGTGCACGCCGCTCGACAAACTGGCGGACAAGGGCGGGTTCCCGCGCGCCGAGGTTGGCGATCTCGTGGCGGTGTTCTGTGCCGGGGCTTATGGTGCCAGCGCCAGTCCGGCGAATTTCCTGGGGCAGGGACCGGCCCGCGAACTGCTGGTCTGA